From one Eisenibacter elegans DSM 3317 genomic stretch:
- the rpsF gene encoding 30S ribosomal protein S6, which translates to MIMNHYETVFILTPVLPDDQVKDAVAKFKQVLIDKGATIVHEEHWGLKKLAYPIKLKNAGVKNTGFYTVVEFTADNATVASLETEYRRDERVMRFLTVALDKHAVAYAEKRRRRLSGQSTTTTEA; encoded by the coding sequence ATTATTATGAATCATTACGAGACAGTGTTCATTTTAACTCCCGTTTTGCCTGATGACCAGGTGAAGGACGCTGTTGCTAAGTTCAAACAAGTTTTGATTGACAAAGGAGCAACAATTGTTCACGAGGAGCACTGGGGGCTGAAGAAATTGGCTTACCCTATCAAGTTGAAAAACGCCGGTGTGAAAAACACTGGATTCTACACCGTAGTAGAATTTACAGCTGACAACGCCACCGTAGCTTCACTCGAAACAGAGTATCGCCGCGATGAGCGTGTGATGCGTTTCTTGACTGTAGCGCTTGACAAGCACGCTGTGGCTTATGCCGAAAAGCGCCGCCGTCGTTTATCCGGACAATCAACTACCACAACTGAAGCTTAA
- the rpsR gene encoding 30S ribosomal protein S18 has product MTLMNEPLHRTEVKKKYCRFKKLGIKYIDYKDPEFLLKFVNEQGKILPRRLTGTSLKYQRKVAQAIKRARHLALLPYVTDSLK; this is encoded by the coding sequence ATGACATTGATGAATGAACCCCTACACCGTACAGAGGTGAAGAAAAAATATTGCCGCTTCAAGAAGCTTGGCATTAAATACATTGACTACAAAGACCCTGAGTTCTTGCTCAAGTTTGTCAATGAGCAGGGTAAAATCCTGCCTCGCCGCCTTACCGGTACTAGCCTGAAATATCAGCGCAAAGTAGCGCAAGCCATCAAGCGTGCCCGCCACTTGGCTTTGTTGCCGTATGTAACCGATTCGTTGAAGTAA
- the rplI gene encoding 50S ribosomal protein L9, protein MEVILKEDVKGLGYKNDIVDVKPGYGRNYLIPQGLAALATPAAKKMLAENLKQAAHKAEKIKTAALDLANKLATVRVELPAKVSETGKIFGAITTIQLADALKAQGFDLDRRKISINEKEIKALGEYSATIDLHREVKQQVTFVVIEG, encoded by the coding sequence ATGGAAGTTATTCTAAAAGAAGACGTGAAGGGTCTTGGCTATAAAAACGACATCGTGGACGTGAAGCCGGGCTATGGACGTAACTATCTCATCCCGCAGGGTTTGGCCGCACTGGCTACGCCTGCTGCCAAGAAAATGTTGGCTGAAAACTTGAAACAAGCTGCCCACAAGGCCGAAAAAATCAAGACAGCAGCCCTCGACTTGGCCAATAAGCTCGCTACTGTACGCGTAGAGTTGCCTGCTAAAGTAAGTGAAACCGGAAAAATCTTCGGTGCTATCACTACTATTCAGCTCGCCGACGCGCTCAAAGCACAAGGTTTTGACCTTGACCGCCGCAAAATCTCTATCAATGAGAAAGAAATCAAAGCTTTGGGTGAATACTCAGCTACGATTGACTTGCACCGCGAGGTAAAACAACAAGTAACTTTTGTGGTCATCGAAGGTTAA